The Miscanthus floridulus cultivar M001 chromosome 6, ASM1932011v1, whole genome shotgun sequence genomic interval tgtctgagcactgaggagcgaggagtccccgacgtcgctggcgatgaccgagcactaaggagcgaggagtccctagcgtcgctggcgatgaccgagcactgagcaccgaggagcgaggagtcctcggcgtcgctggtgatgttcgagcaccgaggagcgaggagtccctggcgtcactggcgatgaccgagcaccaaggagcaaggagtccccgacatcgctggcgatgaccgagcaccaaggagcgaggagtccccggcatcgctggtgatgtttgagcaccaaggagcgaggagtccccaacgacgctggcgatgaccgagcatcgaggagcgaggagtccccgacgtcgctggcgatgaccgagcaccaaggagcgaggagtccccggtgtcattggcgatgaccaagcaccgaggagtccccggcgtagctggcgatgttcgagcaccggtgtagctggcgacgtccgtgcggtgaagtgtgcccacttagtgctcgagcacgaagaatccgagggccAAGGAGTAACCGACGTGGCTGGCGATGAAGCGCGAGCGATGAACAgtcgatcaactggtcgacggcgaagtgagcattgagtagaatcGACTGgcaaatagtccgatcaactggtcgacgatgaagtctatgaacctagcggtccgaccagttaatcggtgaagtccgagcaccaggtggtccgaccacCTGGACGAAGATCCtgtaatacaaacatgtagaacgggtagtacatgatgtaaaaatatatatgaacttcagagaaaaaatagcgtatgtagcttggcgatcagttggagcgaagatgcatttatatttaatataaaccgcccgaccagttagtgtgtagctgagtctccagccctagctagcccatagtccataacgtcgagcgtggagcccgtgcacgtgtaggaggaacaggcgtgaccaaggagccactgccgaccacccataatgcagagcgtggagcccgtagcacgtgtagggaggagtcgaagacagggccatctctggaggcgtccgagcatcaacgtgactgttcgagggttcgaaaaatcatttggagagcaaatatggagaaaacaattcagagaaacattatggcgatatacgaagatcggagaatatttagaagaatattaaagcgtgacttagctttggacagaGCGTCTGGTCGACGGCGTATGGTGTTCTCTGGTCGGTGTTGACGGTGAGCAcctagcgggcggtgagttgttggtgaagacgacctcagaggtggttccgagatcggatctgacgtcgcgggggctgatgtagccagcgatgaatcgtcgtcgtcgaccggcatggatctccacgagattgatgacgagaacgcgctgttgatttgaagtccatctggctcgccgtggatcaagcgcacacccctacttggcgtgccaactgtcgacagaatatcattggcagtccatCAAGGGGTAtctcgcgatggtagatttgtcgatgggggtgcgcgtaatcaggaaccggatggtgacacaaggcacagagacaatgatttagacaggtttgggctgtctgatcgacgtaataccctacgtcctgtgtctttggtgtattgtattgatctggacgaccaagtagcttgtccgctaggggacccctgcctctccttatatagtctggaagggcagggttacaagtaaagtatcctatttggtactatacaatgtcttgcggtgcatgccgagcagcgccgtgcatgccttgatcttgtgggctgagccacctctgatggtgtggcccatgtcttgggggccatacccccacagagaCCGAAGAACACAATGGATAACCAAAACGCTTTCACTGCCAAGAGTGGCTATGTTTACGAGGAAACCAACATAAGGTAGCTATTGCGCTTCTGTGATGAAGAACAATTAGTTTTCGGACAAACTAGCAAAGCAATCGTCGAAGGTTTCACTCAAGAGGGACATTGTCAGGGCAAGGACGTTGGTGGGCTAGCCTAGGTCGGCTAGCAAGCCTAGGTCGGCTAGCAAGCCTAGAGCACCACCCTTGATTGTTAGATTAAGAGAGGAGAAGCATAATGAGGTTAGAAGAGATTAGGGTAAAACAGGAGGTAAAAAAGTAGATTGATTTGTGTTTTGTGTGATTGTACTCTCTTCAATCAATGGTTGCCCTTTATATATACATGGTGGGGTGGACTTATCTTATGGAGGCTGAAATCCCTTGTAATAAATCacatcaaatatgaaccaaatccaAACTAGATAGGAAATGGCCGGTTTGACGCAAAAATTGGACCCGGTTTGAATAGTACCAAAATGCAGAGTTTTTTAGGAGCATATTTATTCATCTGGACACCAAATTTGATGTTCTATATATGTTTTTTGATTGTCTCGACGAGAGGAATGCAATGATGAAGTCCATTTTGCATTTCGACAAAGTTAGAAAACTGGCCAAGGCTGGTTTGTAGCCGGTTTCTACAAAAAAAAGTCTAGGACATATTGCCTCCTTTTGGACAATTTTGGCTATCAATATATGCCTCCTGTTTTTTAAGTAAAGCTGATGAACCAAAATTGACTCATCATGTTGATTACCTCTAGTGTAATAACTAATAACCAGGTGTTTGCTTCCATGGGCAATACAACTCCAATGACCTCAAAACTTAACTTTTACGAGCGGGTCCCTTGTGTTAGTGTCTATAAGAAAGGATTTGGGGCTCTGATTTGAGGCCCATGCTAGAGCAGATGCAAAAAAAAGTAGGGCCTAAAAAATGAGGGGGTCCTCAAATCAAAAGGAACCCTAATTTGAGGCCTCTTGCTGGAGTTGGTTTGAAGGCCCTTGGAATCCATTCACCGAAAAACAAATCCCTTGGAAGTTAGGGACTGTTTGCGAGAGCTTCAGCAACTTGCGATTAAAAAAACAGCTTCACTCCCACTTTATTTAGGCAAACACCTCCAGCTCCACGTAAATCCATCCTGAAGCAGCTCCATGAAATCCGTGGATCTGCCCCAGATCCATGGATTTTGTGGACAACCTCAAGGGTGCTTCACCAAGTCAAGTTTGCTGAAGTTGGAGAAAATTACCCACCACCGCCACTAGTTACACAAAAAAAAAACGGTTCGTTCTAATTTCTTGTATTCTCGTCACGCGCAGACCCAAGCTCGGCTGTTTTTCCCCAGGCCCCGAGCTCCGCTGCCGCACCAGAGCCGTCGCCTCGCGAGCTCCGGCCGCACCCGCCCCGCCGATGGCCACGCGCGCCCTGCTACATGCCCCCACGTTGCCGCGCTGGAGCATGCCCTGGAGCtctagccgcgcacgcccaccgcTGGCCCAGCCCCGGCCGTGAGCGCTACGCCAAGACGCCAGccacgagcctcggcctcgccccgGCTCTGCTCCGATCTGCAGGAAGGAGGAGAAATAGGGGATGAAGAGCTGACGCGCGGGCCAAGTGGCAGTAAGATAGAGGGGAGGAAATTCAGAGTTAGAGCTGTACCAAACACTTTACTAGAAGACCGGCTCCATGGTAGATCTGCTTCATTGTGACTCTAGGTTGATCAGGGGATTTTAATCTGTTTTTTGAAAGTTGGAGCTCTcccaagtcccaaacaagtttgtCGCAAGAAAAAAGGTCCCAAACAAGCTTTTAGAATCAATTTGTCGTGGGCCACCCACCTGCGGTTAGAGAGAAAACACAAAGGCGAGTGCTCCATACGACCATACCTTTAGTGGGCATTTTTTTTTTGTCCATTAATAAAAACAAACTACTTTTGTGTCAACTAGTCCttaaaaaaagtaaaaaaaaaataataaagaaaaacatGGTAATATGTGGCCATTAGATCACCGAAGTAGTCGAAGTCGGATTGGTGCGTTGAGGTCACTAGTCACTCTTCAGCTCCGGTCACTGCTCAGTCGATCAGGACACGAGAGCTGCAGTGTAAAGTAACTCAGAGAGTTTACCTCCCGGCTCACACTGGCTGGGGCGCTGGGCTGCTCGAAAGGGACAAAGCGGGTTCGCGTCCGAGAGCGACGACGGGGGTGTCCGTGTCAGTGTGTCACGATGGGGTGGACCAGTGGATCGAGAACCCAACCAAACGCAAGCGTCCAAAAAGAGGAAGTCTAAGGGGCCAATCATGGAACGCCCTTTGGATTGCGTCTCCGCTTTTAATGAGAAATGGAGAATCGCCCATGTTTTCCTCTGCGCGGCAACCCTGCCATTCAACACAATCTTCTCTGAGTAGTTTTCTCTAACTATCGTCTGGCGAGTTTGATTGGTTGCTCGTATAATTTTGGCTATATTGTAATATAGTGTACTTTTGGATAAGCTAGAGCTAGTTATTAGTTGGGCTAAAAATTAGGTTAAATTAGTTGAGATTGACTAGCTAGTTGTCTAACTAATTGATGATTCGGTTAAAAATTGTCCACCTATTAGTCTCCTGTTTAGATATACTAGGGTTAATTTTAGTTAATATTTAGCTAGCTAGCAAATAACTCTGGTATCAAACCGGCCTATTAGGCTAGTCATAACCAATATATCCATATACAATGTGATGCCATTTGGTTTAAGTTGCATAAGCTAGCTATATCTGGTTAGCTACATATTTAATATTATTATACATTTGTATTAGGTGAAGAGTGCAGCTGTCATCCTCCACGTCTCTTTATCCCTTACCGCTTCATCTCAGTTCTCCTTTTACAAGGATATGCATCCTTTGGATATTGCCATGAAAGTTAAAAATATGGAGCTCAATCCTAAACTTGTTTACATTTTGTTTGAACGTTGATATTCAGTATCATAATTTGAAATCGGTATTGGCTAGCTCCAAGCATAGCTGTTTGGATGGTTAACGATTCGGAATTGGAATTGGACCCAATACAAAGCAGTATTCACTATACTTGCAAACCCTCATGTTCACTATTGAGCCATCACCCTCTATATTGGTCAGCATTCAACAGCTGTCCTGACGCTCCTTCGCCTCCCTGCACCTTCGCCCCCGATGTCGACCCTCCGCCACCACTTGTTCTCTTGTATTTTGCTATAGCCACTTTTAaacttgggttttgcttagactAGTTTGCCATCGAACAGTTTCACCATGCACGTATTGGTTTGTGGAACCAAAACTGCTTGTAAGCTTATTTATATTAACAACATTTGAGATTGCATCTTCTACATTCTTTTGTTGTGTTCTCAATTTGCATGTAGAGATAAGCCTTCGTGGTGAACTCTATCGTGTCAAACGTGGTTGATAATCAACAAAACTACGGTGTAGATTGGTCCCATACGTTGTAGAAGCTTGTGCATCCATGGTGCCTTTATAGCATAGGGGAAATTGGTTGGCGGACACCCACAGTGGTGGTCGTTTGCTGGCGGACATCCAAAGTGGAGTTGtatgctagaagacactctggtttgttgtaattacgccagaggacaccgcgggccggtttccaccggttgaggagagagaaaaattcaGTTTGGACATCCGGTGACCCTGAGCCACGTTTGGGTCTGGTTGGACCAGCTAAAAACCGACCCGAGCCTGGTCTGGTTGGACCTGTAGCGAGATGGCCACGGACAGGCTGCCGTCGCGGTTGGCGCTGGGGAGCACGAACGCCATGTGGTCCCGAACAGCGACGTGTCGCGCTCCTATCGGCTGGGCAACGTGGTATTGgatgcatcgggtgcgtccactcCTCCCGTTCGGTCAATGCCTggcgagaaagagagagaagggagggagAGCAGAGAGAGGGGAAGAAGCAGAGCACGGCGGCGGTAGACAGAGGCGAGGGCGAGGGTCACTCTAGTGGTGGTGGGTCAGGGCGGGGACAACCTCCAGCGTCTCGGCGCCGACGGCGTTGGCTCCGGCAGTCCTGCTGGATGGCGAGCTCGGCGTCCTCTGTTTCTCCTGCCTCGGCATTAAGATAGGGGAAGggaagcagagagagagagagagagcgtggaGCGGGGTGGAGGCTCGGCTCAACGGTGCGGGTTTGGTGGCCGAGGAGAAGGCGGCTCCACGCAGCGCTCAGTCCTAGTGCGGTGGTCAGCGGTGTCCGTGGTGATGGAGGCGGCGTCCTTGGTGCCAGAGGTGCTCTGCACCGTGCGGGGTTGGCCAGGGAGCAGTCGACAGGAATCCTGTCTTCACGGCCTCGGTTCGCGCGGTGGCGGCTCCCGTTCCTACTGATGGAGGGGCGCACGCGAGCCAAGAAGCGGTGCCGACAGCGTCAGCTCGGTCCACGTCGCCGGTGTCGGCACTGCTGAGGCTACCCAAGTCCGGCGCCGCCGGGCGAAGGGAGGTGCTGGAGTCCGACAACACGGCGGTGCTGCTGCGGCACGCGGAGGCCGAGGATGAGGCTCGTGGCGGACGGCGCCGTGGACGCACTCTCAGCCGTGGTGTCCTGGCGTTGACGGGGCTCCTCCGCCGCGGCGGCCCGTGGGAGCGCCACGAGGCCACCACGGCGCTCTTCGAGCTCTGCAAGCTGCCAGAGAACCGCCGCCGCGCGGTGCGCGAGGGCGCAACGCCCGCGCTTGCGGACTTCGCCGCCGACGGCTCCGTGCGTGCCGTCGTGCGGGAGGCGGAGAGGGTGGCGGGGACAagaagagaaagggagagaggaagaagaaagcggcaGGCCACGCACCAGGGATGCGCACCTCCACACGTGCGCCGCCAGCACCGCGTACGTGCTAAACCATGGTGCGCCATCGCGCGCGGGGAGCTGCGAACGCAGGCGGCCGAGCTCGGCGCGAGAGAGCTTGAAGATGGCCACGGCTGCGGGCGGAGAAGGCCAACGCCCGCGTCAGGATCCGGGCCCTGTTCGCGCTGTGCCTGGCCAAGGAGAACCGCCCGCGCGCCGTGGCGGTGGGCGCCGCGTCGGCGCTGGCGCGGCACGTGGCGGTGGGCggcgtcggggagcccgagcgcACGCTGGAGGCCGTGGAGCGCCTGTGCCGCGCCGAGGGCGGGCGCGACGCCATGGTCGCGGGGGCTGGGGGCGGGGCCGCGGCCGTGGCGACGCTGGTGCGCGCCATGTCCGGGCGCGCGGCGGGCGCGCTGGTGGCCATGGTGGGCGGGTGCGAGGCGCTCCAGGTGGAGGCGGTCCGGGCGGGCGCCATGAGCCAGCTGCTGATGTTGGTGCAGGGCGGGTGCTCGGAGCGCGCCAAACGCAAGGCGTAGCACCTGCGGAAGCTGGTGCACGCCATGTCCGGGTCCGTGGGCTGCTTCGGCATCGGGATGCGCTCCACGCCCATGGACCGGTGCGCCATGCACCACTCCTGGATGAGCCGGCGGAGGGTGGGGTCGGT includes:
- the LOC136460502 gene encoding U-box domain-containing protein 13-like, whose translation is MATDRLPSRLALGSTNAMWSRTATCRAPIGWATWYWMHRGAVDRNPVFTASVRAVAAPVPTDGGAHASQEAVPTASARSTSPVSALLRLPKSGAAGRREVLESDNTAVLLRHAEAEDEARGGRRRGRTLSRGVLALTGLLRRGGPWERHEATTALFELCKLPENRRRAVREGATPALADFAADGSVRAVVREAERVAGTRRERERGRRKRQATHQGCAPPHVRRQHRANARVRIRALFALCLAKENRPRAVAVGAASALARHVAVGGVGEPERTLEAVERLCRAEGGRDAMVAGAGGGAAAVATLVRAMSGRAAGALVAMVGGCEALQVEAVRAGAMSQLLMLVQGGCSERAKRKA